In the genome of Lentimicrobiaceae bacterium, the window TGTTGCCGGAATGGTCGTTTCACAATAACGAAACATGGTGTATGATAGGCTATCACTCGGTATCGGTAATTGCTGATGCTTACCTGAAAGGACTTCGTGGCTTTGATTATAAAAAAGCTTATGAAGCAATGAAAACCACTGCCATGAACCCGGATTATGATAATGTGCTTACTTATTCAAAACTGGGCTATGTTCCCTGCGATCTGGAAAACGAAAGTGTATCTAAAACGCTTGAATATGCTTACGACGACTATGCCATTGCCTGTATGGCAAAAGATTTGGGCTACAGCAAGGATTATCATTATTTTATGAAACGTTCGCAGTCGTACCGCAATATTTTTGATCCTTCTACCGGTTTTATGCGTGGAAAAGATTCCAAGGGAAACTGGCGTGTTCCCTTCAAGGCTGATGACTATGAAGGTTCGCGCGATTTTACCGAAGCTACCAGCTGGCAATACACTTGGTATGTTCCCCAAGATATAAAAGGGCTGATCGCATTGATGGGTGGCAGTAAAAATTTTACACAGAAATTAGATTCCCTGTTTGATCTGTATCCTCAGGAAGAGCAAAAAGGTACTGAGGATATTCATGGAATAATTGGCCAATACTGGCATGGCAACGAGCCCAGCCACCACATCGCCTTTTTATACGACTATGCCGGACAACCATGGAAAACCCAACAACGTATTCACCAGATCATGAAAACGCAATACGGCAACCAACCCAATTCCCTTTGCGGCAACGACGACTGCGGGCAAATGTCGGCTTGGTATATTTTTAATGCACTTGGATTTTATCCGGTTTGTCCGGTGGACGATTTCTATGCCATCGGAAGCCCATGCGTGAAAAATGTAACCGTACATCTATCGAATGGAAAAACATTGGAAATGAAAGCCAACAACCTTTCCGACAAGAATATTTACATCCAAAAGATGTTTCTTAACGGGAAAAAATGGGACAAAGCCTTTTTGCCTTTCGGCGAAATTAAAAACGGCGGAACCATTGTTTATGAAATGGGAAGCAAGCCTAATAAAAAATGGGGAACAGCAGAGAAGGTTTTGCCATAATACAGGGCTAATAGCGTTGGGAGCAGATACTAAGACTGAATTTCGCGCAAAGTCGCCAAAAGTCAGGAAAATATAGGAGGTGCTGCGCCGGATAATGTACGGTTTGGACTATTTTTAATGGGAATAGTAATATTGGGAACCCATTTGATTATCACCGTTTATATAAAAACCCGGAAGTAAATTAACCTCCGATATTATAAAAATTTCCGTTTGTATTTTGTGTTCCACATTGCGGTTTTCCGTTTATAGCTTCGCTGATTGCATTTTTTGCTCCTAATATTCTTATGCTAAACCCCATATCATTAAAAAGACAAGGTTTAATATATCCGTTAGCCGTTAAACGCAGGCGGTTGCAATTTTCACAATCACCACCAGTGCCTCCGTGAACGATAGAAAATTTCCCCTTTTTCAAATCCATACGGGTAATAAATCGTACCTGCAATCCTTTTTCTCTGCAAAAAGCGCTCACCTGAAGGGCATTCTCTTCAAAGGGCGATTCTTTTACCACACAATTTATTTTTACGGGTAAAAGTCCTGCTTTTACTGCTGCATCAATTCCCTGCATCACCTTTTCTAATTCACCTCCGCGGGTTATCCGGTTGTATTCAAACGGGTCGAGGGTATCAAGGCTGATGTTTACCCTGTTCAGCCCGGCTTTGGCAAGAGGCTGGGCAAATTCTCTCAACAAGATGCCGTTGGTAGTCAGCGAAAGATCAAGTATTTCGGGGATTTTCCTGAGCAGATGTACCAGGTTTATCACTCCTTTTCTTACCAATGGTTCGCCGCCGGTAATTCGTATCTTATTAATACCGAAAGTAGTGGCAACTCTTGCTATTTCTGCAATTTCTTCCAATGAAAGGATATCATCATGCCGTAAAAGGGGT includes:
- a CDS encoding radical SAM protein, whose protein sequence is MYDKYNRKINYLRISITDRCNLRCRYCMPEEGVPLLRHDDILSLEEIAEIARVATTFGINKIRITGGEPLVRKGVINLVHLLRKIPEILDLSLTTNGILLREFAQPLAKAGLNRVNISLDTLDPFEYNRITRGGELEKVMQGIDAAVKAGLLPVKINCVVKESPFEENALQVSAFCREKGLQVRFITRMDLKKGKFSIVHGGTGGDCENCNRLRLTANGYIKPCLFNDMGFSIRILGAKNAISEAINGKPQCGTQNTNGNFYNIGG